Proteins found in one Mytilus edulis chromosome 2, xbMytEdul2.2, whole genome shotgun sequence genomic segment:
- the LOC139511734 gene encoding uncharacterized protein yields the protein MERFIMDKKKQKPKNEDDKNMYGMSKITYLEKYGVKRFPYRGRRKYKPLIYQSEDGGMVISNDVFGLTIQQFERMYKDCLDRRKTHKQWILNLRYPDKSSNEYLEYLQNCIDCHKDHAPWPEIELREKEFFELLVRTVGTEIDIRTRQRLFILQDMIINEINDNTQISSGSLAEGLDLAGSDVDIMYVLNEAAVIRNVRNAKSVHRCKKALQTIFVMETDNNHYGFIRLRLFAAGDKFFDNITSKCFESTAKGLYLSVNGFVNNMKKKWPHLNLISHGPCLTDTDQHDDLAFCLRSKYLPYNASPWEMRCRKQWPSNVVIDKIKQYGCLLVPIGPKNVSASNILWRLSFSMAEKQLVHSFNYTQFLCYALLKITLKRIINTNNDIKELLCSYFMKTALFWVSEEVDIDTFQIPKLYTCFFLCLNKLISWVKNCYCPNYFIPEHNMFLEKITPENNKMVLRVLNTIQSGGIERLTRNLFLPHDGNPLFVSTKSESSFITLDLLFFRISGYWVATHISQCYKAMALIESLIKSESSPFIIGVCKHEYAIFSTLAVQLLLPPTILNKMYKRYHKHLQDCIKTDAVSGWLLYASFYYVTGQYNVTLKLIDYVLSRCSPDLVYKDCIYWEQCINRYRHNVHYKRTSNERMKIATIDLIYYLQHSSLIPKELQLEVEYGDFSIPPITMSHCLRFLCYHHQGNTLNRQHALRDLYSAVKDDFVKGLKKISDSLTVLGVCMELSGDKNKAYNCYQNALQCEFIICSSAKVRISKLFGL from the exons ATGGAAAG ATTCAtcatggacaaaaaaaaacagaaaccaaAAAATGAAGACGATAAGAATATGTATGGTATGAGTAAAATTACATACTTGGAAAAATACGGGGTTAAACGTTTTCCTTACCGTGGAAGGCGCAAATACAAACCATTAATTTACCAATCAGAAGACGGAGGGATGGTTATCTCAAACGATGTTTTTGGATTGACAATCCAACAGTTTGAACGAATGTACAAAGATTGTTTAGATAGACGGAAAACACATAAACAGTGGATACTAAACCTGAGATACCCTGACAAATCCTCAAATGAATATTTGGAATACCTACAGAATTGTATTGACTGCCATAAAG ATCACGCTCCTTGGCCTGAAATTGAATTAAGAGAAAAAGAATTTTTCGAACTTTTAGTAAGGACAGTCGGTACTGAAATAGATATACGTACTAGAcaaagattatttattttacaagatatgattattaatgaaataaatgataatacACAAATATCGAGTGGAAGTTTGGCAGAAGGACTCGATTTAGCAGGAAGTGATGTAGATATAATGTACGTACTCAATGAAGCAGCTGTCATACGGAATGTACGAAATGCTAAATCTGTTCATCGTTGTAAAAAAGCATTGCAAACAATATTTGTTATGGAGACTGATAATAATCATTATGGTTTTATTCGACTGAGATTATTTGCTGCGGGGGATAAGTTTTTTGATAATATAACATCTAAATGCTTTGAGAGCACTGCAAAAGGTTTATATCTTTCAGTTAATGGATTTGTTaataatatgaagaaaaaatgGCCACATCTTAACCTTATTTCACACGGTCCATGTCTGACCGATACAGATCAACATGATGATCTTGCATTCTGCCTACGAAGTAAATATTTACCTTACAACGCAAGTCCATGGGAAATGCGTTGTCGAAAGCAATGGCCCTCTAATGTCGTGATTGACAAGATTAAACAATACGGATGTTTGCTAGTACCTATAGGACCGAAGAATGTGTCAGCTTCTAATATATTATGGAGATTGTCTTTCTCCATGGCAGAAAAACAACTAGTGCATTCGTTTAATTATACTCAATTCTTGTGTTACGCTCTTCTCAAGATAACATTAAAGCGTATCATTAATACAAATAATGATATCAAAGAGTTATTGTGTTCGTATTTTATGAAGACGGCTTTATTCTGGGTCTCAGAGGAAGTGGACATTGACACATTTCAAATACCTAAATTATATACTTGTTTTTTTCTCTGCTTGAATAAATTGATATCATGGGTAAAAAACTGTTACTGTCCAAATTATTTTATACCTGAACACAACATGTTCCTTGAAAAGATCACGCCGGAAAACAATAAAATGGTACTACGTGTACTTAACACCATACAGTCTGGCGGAATTGAAAGATTGACGAGGAATTTATTTCTGCCGCATGATGGAAATCCTCTTTTTGTAAGTACAAAGAGTGAATCTTCGTTCATTACGCTAGACTTATTATTTTTCAGGATAAGTGGATATTGGGTTGCGACTCATATTTCACAGTGTTATAAAGCAATGGCACTAATTGAATCTTTAATTAAGTCAGAATCGTCTCCGTTCATTATTGGTGTATGTAAACATGAATACGCTATATTTAGTACATTAGCAGTACAACTTCTATTACCACcaaccatattaaataaaatgtacaaacgTTATCATAAACATTTACAAGACTGTATCAAGACAGATGCTGTTTCGGGTTGGTTGTTATATGCGTCTTTTTATTATGTGACAGGACAATACAACGTAACACTCAAACTGATAGATTATGTTCTATCAAGATGTTCACCTGATTTAGTGTATAAGGACTGTATCTATTGGGAGCAATGTATAAACCGTTACAGGCATAATGTCCATTACAAAAGGACATCAAATGAGAGGATGAAAATAGCCACTATAGATCTAATTTATTACTTGCAGCACTCTTCATTAATACCAAAAGAACTACAACTTGAGGTGGAATACGGAGACTTTTCTATACCGCCAATTACAATGTCTCATTGCCTTAGATTTCTATGCTACCACCATCAGGGCAATACTTTAAACAGACAACACGCTTTACGTGATTTATACTCAGCAGTGAAAGACGATTTTGTCAAAGGACTTAAAAAGATATCTGATTCATTAACAGTACTTGGAGTATGTATGGAGTTGTCAGGAGATAAAAACAAAGCGTATAATTGTTATCAAAATGCATTACAGTGTGAGTTTATTATATGTTCTTCAGCAAAAGTTAGGATATCAAAGCTTTTCGGCTTATAA
- the LOC139511737 gene encoding sodium-dependent glucose transporter 1-like isoform X2: MQKNDDFDQSVYIPEAEIPSEDEGIISSARMTTADAIPENDFDQHVCLSSAEIPSDDDELIRSARMAPSGAIPERNVLIDNDIKNQEDDATTNTKQSLKERLVKDDIFRRKFILWIFLCMSNGILGWVIGQLGPSLLDLKEITNCRLEEASFFLTSVFIGYLMGTIVSGAIYQRMNPFLLIFIGITTLGVTSAAIPWCSLYGIMISMHILKGFGFGVLDTGNSKSLVTASPSPVLNVVEENDFQVL; encoded by the exons ATGCAGAAGAATGATGATTTTGACCAAAGTGTCTATATACCAGAAGCTGAAATACCGTCCGAGGATGAGGGAATCATTAGTAGTGCACGCATGACAACAGCTGATGCAATACCTGAAAATGATTTTGACCAACATGTATGTTTATCATCAGCTGAAATACCGTCCGACGATGATGAACTCATTAGAAGTGCACGCATGGCACCATCTGGTGCAATACCCGAACGAAATGTATTAATtgacaatgacataaaaaatcaaGAAGATGATgcaacaacaaatacaaaacagTCATTAAAGGAGAGACTTGTGAAAGATGACATTTTCAGACGTAAATTTATATTATGGATTTTCCTGTGTATGTCTAACGGCATTCTG GGTTGGGTTATTGGACAATTAGGTCCTTCGCTGCTGGACCTGAAAGAGATAACTAATTGTAGACTAGAAGAAGCTTCGTTTTTTCTGACGTCGGTGTTTATTGGCTATCTGATGGGAACAATTGTGAGTGGAGCTATTTACCAGCGGATGAACCCGTTCTTGCTAATTTTCATTGGAATTACCACTCTCGGTGTCACGTCTGCGGCGATTCCATGGTGCTCTCTTTATGGAATAATGATTTCTATGCATATACTGAAGGGTTTTGGTTTTGGCGTTCTCGATACAG GAAATTCAAAAAGCCTAGTTACGGCATCCCCCTCCCCGGTTCTGAATGTAGTCGAAGAAAATGACTTCCaagttttgtaa
- the LOC139511737 gene encoding sodium-dependent glucose transporter 1B-like isoform X1, with protein MQKNDDFDQSVYIPEAEIPSEDEGIISSARMTTADAIPENDFDQHVCLSSAEIPSDDDELIRSARMAPSGAIPERNVLIDNDIKNQEDDATTNTKQSLKERLVKDDIFRRKFILWIFLCMSNGILGWVIGQLGPSLLDLKEITNCRLEEASFFLTSVFIGYLMGTIVSGAIYQRMNPFLLIFIGITTLGVTSAAIPWCSLYGIMISMHILKGFGFGVLDTAGNSVFISNFKNEKGIQSYLHAIHLMFAVGGFLSPIATAPFLMQDLPSTKVDENLNLSVYQNTSLLVTSSLPSIVFLENNTGFSTLQYTLQTSKFPNLTDYNDIHDRNNTKDTQRLSVLYKAYLISAGLCFMLSIPFLFMCFTNNKTNKEEKSKQINKKLKLPIRVKLSILFLMCLFLGIDNGMEDTFFGLFTTFVVVQFGWTKKSGSYITSLYWASFACGRLSAIFIGRRLKASKLLRYYINVFLLAMIGLFVSTMFAFDIGIWIFFPVMGFTVSVFFPSIFIWTQDFLTVAGKVSSVLLVAASLGSMLNPILIGYLMDNYNSMWFAYITLADGIVMWIMVWIATYVSHYVKTYRVEGPNDECIEIQENNS; from the exons ATGCAGAAGAATGATGATTTTGACCAAAGTGTCTATATACCAGAAGCTGAAATACCGTCCGAGGATGAGGGAATCATTAGTAGTGCACGCATGACAACAGCTGATGCAATACCTGAAAATGATTTTGACCAACATGTATGTTTATCATCAGCTGAAATACCGTCCGACGATGATGAACTCATTAGAAGTGCACGCATGGCACCATCTGGTGCAATACCCGAACGAAATGTATTAATtgacaatgacataaaaaatcaaGAAGATGATgcaacaacaaatacaaaacagTCATTAAAGGAGAGACTTGTGAAAGATGACATTTTCAGACGTAAATTTATATTATGGATTTTCCTGTGTATGTCTAACGGCATTCTG GGTTGGGTTATTGGACAATTAGGTCCTTCGCTGCTGGACCTGAAAGAGATAACTAATTGTAGACTAGAAGAAGCTTCGTTTTTTCTGACGTCGGTGTTTATTGGCTATCTGATGGGAACAATTGTGAGTGGAGCTATTTACCAGCGGATGAACCCGTTCTTGCTAATTTTCATTGGAATTACCACTCTCGGTGTCACGTCTGCGGCGATTCCATGGTGCTCTCTTTATGGAATAATGATTTCTATGCATATACTGAAGGGTTTTGGTTTTGGCGTTCTCGATACAG CCGGAAATTCTGTGTTCATTTCCAACTTTAAAAACGAAAAGGGAATACAGTCCTATCTACATGCTATACATCTTATGTTTGCTGTTGGTGGGTTTTTGTCTCCAATAGCAACAGCGCCGTTTTTAATGCAGGACCTTCCTAGCACAAAAGTGGACGAAAATCTAAATTTATCTGTCTACCAAAATACTAGTTTGTTAGTAACATCGAGTTTACCCTCTATTGTATTCCTAGAGAACAACACGGGTTTTTCAACATTGCAATATACTTTACAGACGTCAAAGTTTCCCAACCTGACAGATTATAATGACATACATGATAGAAACAATACTAAAGATACTCAAAGACTCTCAGTACTGTACAAAGCATATCTGATTTCAGCAGGCTTGTGTTTTATGCTTTCGATACCATTTTTGTTCATGTGTTTTaccaacaataaaacaaacaaggAAGAGAAATcgaaacaaattaacaaaaaattgaaacTACCTATCCGTGTGAAATTAAGCATTCTTTTTTTAATGTGCCTTTTCTTGGGAATCGATAACGGAATGGAAGATACATTTTTTGGACTATTTACGACATTCGTTGTGGTTCAGTTTGGATGGACGAAGAAGAGCGGATCATATATAACTTCACTATATTGGGCATCATTTGCCTGTGGTCGTCTTAGTGCTATTTTTATCGGTCGAAGATTGAAGGCTTCAAAATTATTACGTTATTACATAAACGTTTTTCTTTTAGCTATGATCGGACTTTTTGTTTCTACAATGTTTGCTTTTGATATAGGAATTTGGATATTTTTTCCAGTGATGGGATTTACAGTATCTGTTTTCTTTCCATCAATATTTATATGGACGCAAGATTTTCTTACTGTGGCGGGAAAAGTGTCATCCGTTTTATTAGTTGCTGCGTCATTAGGATCCATGCTTAACCCgattttgattggttatttaATGGATAATTACAATTCAATGTGGTTTGCTTATATTACATTAGCGGATGGTATAGTAATGTGGATTATGGTGTGGATAGCTACTTATGTTTCTCATTATGTAAAAACATATCGTGTTGAAGGACCTAATGATGAATGTATTGAAATTCaagaaaataattcataa